In Mesoplodon densirostris isolate mMesDen1 chromosome 2, mMesDen1 primary haplotype, whole genome shotgun sequence, the DNA window CAGAACTAAGACTCTTAGTCGTTCTCTCTTGCCTCAAGTAAGCTTAGGGGCTGCAGCCGCCAGCTGCACAGGTGAGTTCCTGTGCCAGTCCAGGTCAGCCCTCTCGGCCCAGCATCTAGACACCTGTCCCTTTGCTGCTCCTGCCGCAGCCAAGGCAGTGAGGAAAGAATCAGCTAAACCTTGGAAGAAGGTTTTCTGCTTTCAGCATCCCCTTTCTGATAGAGCTGGGTACAGGCCAAATCACAGCCATGGGGGACCAGGATGGATGCTAGGCCAAGTTTGGGTCCCTGCAATGGAAGAATGGTCACTCAGCTGAGCCCCCAGCACCTCGCATGGGCGTGAAGGTTGGGAGCAGGTGAGGAGGGTTTGATTGGAGGGCTCCAAGGAGGCAGTCCTGGGCCAGGGGTAGGGTGGTAGGTTCAGTGGTGGCAGGGAGAAGGCATGTgcgcttacatttttaaaaaattgtagtgGGTAAACACCAACATAAACCTGCCCAGGAAAATAGAGCAGgacttgaaaaatttaaaaaccataacAAAATAGAGCTCTAACTGTAAACTACAGAAACCAGGCTCAGGGGGCCTGTGCCCTGCAAGATGCCTGTCCCGCTGCTCCTATATGTGAAGGGCCACCTGTCACAACATAGGCTTTGGAATTTCCTGGTTGTGCCACCACTGCTGCCTGGATTTGGGGAATCCCTGCCCTTGCTTTGGCCTCTTTTCTTGGAGCAAGGGCAAGGGAAGCAGGGGCCTTCAAGCTAGCACTGCATATTGAGGTCCCAGCAGAAGCTAGGCTCAGAAGGCAAAGAAGGACTGGGTCTCCTGTAGTCTGCATGCGCCTTGGGTTGGGACCCAGCCATGCCGATCACCCCACCATCACCCACCTGAACCTCTTGAAGCAGAATTTTCATAGCCCAGTGCCCTTCTTAACCACCTTAACCAGGTCATAGCCATTCAGCACTGCCCCCTTCCTCTGGGTAGACAAAGAGCCTGGGACAGGAAGGTGGGAGAAGAGTGCTAGCTATCCCAGCCCCATCATTGacaggctgtgtgacctgaggAAGACCCTGCCCCTTCCAACTCTGTTACCTCATCTGTAGAGTGGTGGCTTGGGCCCAGTGAGGTCTAAAGCCTCTTCCAGCTCTGACGTGCTGTGACTGGTAATACACCCAGAGCACAAGCTAAGATGTCCCATTTATTTaccccttcttcttctgggggaATGCAAAAGAGCATCCGAGGCAGCCTGGGGGACGGGTCGCCAGGTGGCCCAGGGCGTTCCTGCGAGCAGGTAGGGCTGCATTTATCCTTTGCCCTTCTCAGAAGACTCCTGACTCCAGACACACAATTACAGCTGCATTCTGCTGGAGGACGGTGGAGGCAGCCTCCTACTCAAACCCGCGAGGGACCGTGCAGGCTGGGGCTTGGTGTGGTGGGGTACCTGCCCAATACAAGCCCTTTAGTCACCCAGCCACCTGTAGTGGCTTCTGTCACTCTGGGGTGACAGGGTCGGGTTGGCAGTATTGGCTAAGAGGGCAACGTCACCTTGATGGTGACTGTGCCTCAGGCCAAGTCTGGTGCCCCTTTCCACCAGGAGTCTCAGCTTCTCAACCCTTCTTGGCTCCCACCCAGCAGTTGGGAGCTTCGCCCCCCAGAGCTGCAAGGGCTCAGGCTCCCGGCCTCAGACACCAGAGCACTGGTTCTCAGCCATCAAGGCAGGTGGCAGGGGCCTCCAGGGAGTTATCCAGGACAATGTCAGGGTCCAGCCGTGCTGTCCTTTAAGAGGAGAAAGTAGGAGAGTCCCTGGTCCCCAGGTTTGGCCCTCTCCTTAGACTGAGAGATGCTGCTGTTTAAGCTTTGTCCCGTTCCTGTCCAGTGTTCCCGGGCTTAGGACTCCGCTCTCTGGAGCAGAGTCCATATGCGGTCCCAGAGTGCTATCTCCGCTGACGCGCAGATACCTGTTTAAACCCCCTTCTTCCTGTAGGCCTTCCTTCCATCCAGGCACCCTAGAGGGCCCAGGCATAGGGTTCAGTATCATCATGGAAGTTACTGTCTGGTGCCTcttgctttaaagaaaaaaattcctcgCATGGGTTCTATCCTGTGGCAGAATATGAAATATCCTACCTCCTACGAAAAGGGCACTGCTTAAAGTAGGTATTTAAAACCAGTCATTCTCAGGCACAGTGTTGGGCCACCTTGGCATTGGGAAGGGACTGGGGCCAGCTGGCTGTGTCCATCAGAGGTGGGTGTCCAGCTGtggcagagagggaggggtgCCGAGATCAGAGCTCCAGGTAGCCTATGAGGATCAGCGTCGCCACGGAGTGACCAAGGACGGTGCCAGGATGTGGGACTGGACAGACTGCCGAGTTCTCCACCATCATGCTTGTGCCTGAAACCAGCAGGCGGAAATGGGCTGAGTGAGCTGGGCCTGGGACCTGCACATCCCTGTCCCACCCTCAGGACAGAATCCAGATCTTTCCTAAGGAGATTCACAGAGGGCTGGCTTCAGGATGGGGAGGTGTTCTCAAGCCCTCCTCCTGCGCTGTTTTGTAGGACCTTTGCTTTTGTTCCCGTGAAAGGAGCGCACTCACCTCTCGGCCCTCAGGGATGTTTGGGAGTGGGAAGGGGGGGGCAGCAAGGGCAGTTGTTCCAGGGCTACTTTGCACTTGGTTCCTGCCTgcctgcttttttcccccttggggTCTGGCTGGGTTGGGGTCTGGCTTGGGTGGGAATGATTCCTGCATCAGGCATCTGGATGGACCCTGATACTCCTGGGGGATAAGGGGAGAGACAGCACCTCCATTCCTCACGATGTGGACTTCTGCGGGGACCCCATCCCCCCCTGGCCCTGTGGTCCGAATCTGCACCAGGGCATGGCCAATGTCATCAGGAACCGCAATTTCTATCCAATTCTTGCTGGTGAAGTGGAGCGTGGGAGTCGGGTGTAAGTCGTTCTGGTACAGCATCTGTGGGAAGGGGGTTAGCCAGGCAAGAGTTTCCTTACACCAGGACTGATTCTCCTCTTCCCTAGCCCCAGGAATGGGAGGAGCCCCTATGGTTCTGGGCCCTCGAGGTCCTGCCTCCTCACCCCTCCTGTTCCCTGTTGACCAGGTCCAGGCTCTTGAACAAGCTCCTCACTGGGACGAGAAAAGCTTGCAAGCAGCTGAACTGGTTTTGCAGACTCCTTAGACCAGAAGGACCCAGACTTCACCCAGTCCATCGCTGCCCCCGTGAACCCTGCCCTTCCCCAGTCATACCATTTTCTTCTAGTCGCTACTACATGCTCCCTGAAGAACTGCTCATGAGTTTCACACCTCTCACAATCCCAAACTCTTTGCTTACATCTAACTCTGATCCTTCTGGCTAGAAACTGCAGCTCCCTTGTGTTTGCCGGAAGTACAAGTGAGCTCTTCCTCAGCGTTCAATGCCTGGTTGATCCCCTCCTTACCTTATAGCCTGTGACTGCAGACTCGTTTCGGAGCGGGACCACAGGGTCCCACTTAATACTAAGACTGGAGCTCGAGAAAGTCCAGGAGATGTTGCCAGGGGGTCGCCGTGGAGCTgccagaggagggagagagttgGGGAGACTTCCCAATGTTTCCCCACCACTCACCCCCTTGCTTTTAGCCAGCCTTTTTCTAGATGTCTGCCCAAAGCAGTTGTACCCAGAACATTCTGTCACCGCTGCCTGAGAAACAAACTCCAACAAAGGTTGGAGAAAAGGGAGGCACTTCAGAGGCCATGAATTCCATTCCCTCATTATTATTAGATGTGCTGCCTTGTTTCTGTCCTGCCCAGGGCTTGTGGACTGGAGCATTTGTCTTTCGGGGAAAGAGTGATCCTAGAGGCGCCCCCTCCAAAAtacacccctccacccccacccaggcTGACAGACTCACGGGGCTTCACAGTCGTGGCATTGGCGGAAGGGCTGGCAGGCCCAGTGCCAGCCCGGTTGTAGGCCCGCACAGTCACGTGGTACTTGGTGTTGTAGTGTAGGCCGGTGACTAGGGCACTGGTGTCTAGCCCTGCTGTCCTCACTCGGTCAGCGGCTGCTTCTTTGTCCCCGGCTTTCCAGTAGCGGATCTGAAGGGGGCAGAGGTACCCTAGGGTCAGCAGTCAAACCCAGGACCTCGGGGCTAACCTGACCCTGGCTCTGGACACCTGCATCCTGCTCCTCTCGCTGGTGCTTGTAACTCAGTCTCAGGTCTCAGAAACTAGACACTAGATCGTGAGCTCCAAGGGAGAAGGGACAAGTTGGTGTAAGTTGCTGCTCCCTTCCTGGTGCCCAGCAGAGTGCCCAGTCCAACGAGAGCGCTTAATACGTGGGCTGAACGAGGGAGCGGGGGTGTGGGCACTGACTCAACCTAGCGATGGCCTGCTGAAACCAACCCATTTAATTAATTCAAGGAATCCCGTGGGGACTCTGTTAAAGGCTATGAAACGCATATTGTACTTGCAAAGTTGTCCCCCGGCCCTCACTCCAGCAAGCTTATGAGGGCTGCTGAGTAAATGCAAACCCATTGTCATAGACCTCGTAACACCAAGGCCTTCTAGATATTCTTCCAAATCAATGGCAGAGTTTGCAGCTATCTCCTCAGTGGGGCTCACCTAACCCATGTGCTAAAGCCCAGAGCTGACTCTCCTGAATGGAATTTACATCACTAGTATGATGATTCTCCCTTAGACAATGACATTTCCTGCTTgcccttctttcccttcctctcgcTTTCTCTCACTCTCCATCCACCCCCGCATGTACCCCAGTGTGGAGTCACCAGTGGGCCCAAGTCTTGGGTCAGAAACTGCTGGGCCCAGAGCTCCTCAGGGACAGGATGAGAGGCTGGTACACAGGGGAGGCCATGCTGTTCTCTGCAGCCCTGAGGATGCCAGGCTAACTGGGCTCTGGCATGAAACAGGCAGGCTATGCCCCTTACAGGACCCACTCCTCCTCCCCTGGGCTCCCACAGCATCCAGTGCCGGCTCGAGCCAAGCAGTAACTTCAAGGCTGTCCACAGGCATCAGCCATAGGGGCTTAGCCGAGGTTGCGTCCATGGTGCTGCATAGACTGCGTGCTGTGTGCCTGGTTAGTGAATGAGTGATTCCTGGAGGAGGACTAGCAAGCCATGAGGTGCCCCTGTGCCTTGACCCCCCCCGACCCCTTCCTCTCCCAGCCCAGGTCAGTGCTCACCTCGTACCCCAGGAGGATACCATTCATGTCCTGCCGCACCGGTTCCCAGGTCACGTTCATCTCTGAGGATGAGACCCCTTTGGCCCAGACCTTGGTAGGGGCCACCCTGGGCTCTGGGGACCGACACAGAATGGGTTTGGATTCCCAGGCACTCCCTGTGCCCTACAGAGCAGCTGCCAACTGGGACTGCCCTCTCTTAGGATTTTATAGAGGCCAGGGTGCAGGGTTCAGAGCATCCCCCGGGGCCCACTTCTCTTTCCAGAGAGCCTCCCTCCTCTAGGCCTGAGGGGAGACGAGGTAGCAAGGGCTAGGAAGGAAACCAGTGGCTTAGAAGCCAGGTGCCCTCTCCACCCCACCTAGGGAACCTAGCAGGGGTGTGAGGAGTGCTCCCCCACCCTACACCCCGTGGACAAGCTGCTGGGGTGGGGATGCCGCATGGGCCCCGGGGTGGCCCACCTTCCTCAGCCGAGTATACAATCGCGGTGAGGCTCTCAGGCCCATCCCCACGGTGGTTGTAGCTGCGGATCTTGACCTCAAAGGGCGTGTAAGGCCGGACGCTCTCGTTGCTGTAGACGAAGTACTGGGCATCGGCGCCGGGCACCCGCGCGGTCTGCCAGCTAGTGCTGCCCTGCCTGCGGAAGGACAGCAGGTAGCCGAAGCCGTCTCCGTTCTGGTACTCCCGGGACATGGGCTGAGGGGCAAGAGCGTGGCATGGGCGAGGGGCCGCGGCTGCGTTTCCCTGCccatcctccagccccacccagccttcACCAAGAGGGGTGGCCCCAGGACTGCGGTGGTTCCATCCTGCAGTGGGtaccaggggaggggagggacctTGTCTGCTCTGGAGTCAGGACCGTGCAGTGGCTCTGTCTGGGTCCTCTCTGCATGCCGCTCAACTCCTGAGACGAGTCCCACCAGGTgcgggtgggggtgagggtggggtagAACTTGTCCCCCCAGAGAACTGGAGGCATAGTCCTGCCTCTGTCCTTGCAGCTTACCGTCCAGTTGACAATGAGCTCTCCAGGGGCTCCACCACCTCCTCTGAGACCTGAGGGTGCCACCGAGGGGGCTGTCAGGGCCAAGGGATACAGACAGTTAATGGGCAGTGAGGGAGAAAAAAGCTCTTGAGTCTGAGACCGAAAAGCATCCTAGGACAAGGACACCCTTCCAATGGGCCCtggctatatgccaataaaatggacaacctagaagaaacggacgaattcttagaaaagtaaaatctcccaagactgaaccagaaccagggagaaatagaaactatgaacagatcaattaccagtactgaaattgaatcagtaatttaaaaactcccaataaacaaaagtccaggaccagatggcttcacaggtgaattctaccaaacatttagagaagagttaacacctatccttctgaaactattccaatgGGACCTGGTTTTGTCCTTCAAGAGTCCCTCTggacatgggctttggagtcaagcAGACCTGAGATCAGATTccacctctgccacttactagctgagttTCTCTGGgcgagttacttaacctctctgagcctctgattCCCCTCTccgtaaaataaggataataatatttCTCTCAAAGGCTgtaagaagaataaaattaaataagacagTGGCTAgcaatatatatagtatacactCCATAAATGATCATTATCCTGATCCCTCTTGTTGGTTTAAACTAAGTAGCAGAGACCAACTCCAATTTGCTTTAAATTAAGGGGAATAAATAATTCAGAACTGCAGTTAATccaaaaaacatttcttttgggTTACAGgttgttttaatattattattttttattttcatggcaGACTTAATTTCCTAATTGCCTCTAGTATTCAAAAGGCTGATATTAAAACAAGAATGCATTTAATTAGATCATGAAGCTTGGCAGGGGGTAACTTGGCTGAGGGTTAAAATATTTCTGTAGATGATCCAGCAATTGGAGACTTATCACTTGGTTCTGATGATACTTTAGGGCCTTCTCATTTGCAAAGGGCACTTAAACACATTACCCATTTGATCCTGTGAGGTGGGCATTAATATTACCCTTTTCAGAGTGGAAAGATTGAGGCCCAGagcagttaagtgacttgcctaaagtcacacagctaataaatgtcaCAGTTTGAATTTGAACTCAGCTCTTCTGATTTGAAATCTCATCATCTTTCTTCTGCATCATAGCTGTCTTTGTGCTCAACTCCTGGATACTACAGTGAAGGAGACCACTCCTCACCCTTTGACTGTCCAGGAAGTTCAATCAAAGAAAGTGCTCCTTCTGGAATTCTTTACTCAGGAGAGGTACCagttaaaaatattgaatgattCCAGAAAGAGCCTGGAGAGTCAGCATGGGGCACACAGGAAACCATGTTTATGGACACAAAAAGGCAGACCCTCATTACACATCCAGTGGGGCAGGCCTGGGTGGGTGTGGAGGGGAGGCAGGTCCTGATTCCATGCTGCTGGTCTCAGGATCCCAGGGCTCTTGTTCTGGGCCTTCACCTTcacctcttcccttccttccccactcAGGTTCTGACACCTACCTGCTTTTCAGGGAGGGTTGTGGGCAGATTGTCCATTCCTCCTGCTCCCAAAGAAACCATCTAAAGAAGGACTTAGAGCACCGGCTGCTTACTTAGTGCCctgcacaacacacacacacacacacacacacaccccttcctcATTAACTGATTCCTGCAGCTCGTGCACTTCCAGGGAGGATATCTGCCCATCACCCCATGgtcctgggttcaagtccaggCTCTGCCAGTGTGACCCTTCCTTCACATGGaatggtttttcctttttttttttaaattaaactttttactttgagacaattgtagattcacatgcagttgtaaggttggcctattttttaaatgaggggtTTGGACTGGATGGCTTCCAGCCCTGACAGGCTGTGGCCCAAGACACAGTACGTTGTGCAGTGTTGCGGCCTCGCTCTGACTTGTGTTCCTTTCTCATCTGTTTTGTTAGAGTCCTCAGCCTGGTGAGCAGGGTTGGAACTCCATGTAATTGCTGCTTGCTTGGGGCTCCCTTTAAGGGGGCTAGGGTCTGTGCCCTGACATTACTTCTCACCCAGGGCTCTGACCTGCTTCCTTGGTCCGGATTTTGCTGGAGGGCCCACTGGGCTCCCCAGTGCCCAGGATGTTGCTGGCTAAGACCCGGAACTCATAGTCCATCCAGGGCGTGAGGCCCAGCACCTGGGCGGTCTCGGCGTTGCCCTCGATGTTGGCGGGATCTGCAAGGCACCAGGGAGTCATTGTTCTGCACTTCATTTACTGATCTGGATGGAAAGGGCAGGGACTGGGTATGAATCACTTTTTTATACCCAGCTCTCACGGTGGTACCCGCTATATTAAGAGTTCAATACCTTTTTCAGGAATGATTGGGAAACTCGTAGACCTCCCTGCCTTGGAGCCTTTGTAAGATGTTGTGTGCACCCCACACCCCCACGAATGTTTTCATTGCCCCATTAATAGTCCTGCCAATGCTTCAGGGGTGCAGACTGAGTGCCTCCCCCTCCAACTCTCTCCCCATTCTTCTGCCGCCTGTGTGACCATCTTCCCTAATGGCCTGGGAGCTCCCTGCAGGCAGGGAGTCTACACTTGTCCCTCTTCGAAGCCTTGGCCTCTGacccccagcaccaccacccctgcccccacctaTAGCCAGGCCTAATCAGTACTGACCTGGGTGGGGCCTCACACTTACTGGTCCGAACCTGCTTCCACTTCCCTGCAGGTAGAGTGCGAGCTTGCAGGGTGTACTTGGCAATGGGGCTGTGGTTGTCAAAGCCACGGCTCCAGCTGAGCTGGACAGTGGTGTCACCGATGTCTCTTACAACCACGCCTCCTGGGGGACCTGGCGGACCTGCACCAAGAGGTCAGAGCAACAAATTTGAGCCAACCTCCTTCAGGCTCGCTTGGGCTGGTGCAGTACCAAGAGGGAGCAGCAGAGGGCGCAGGAAACACACACCGGGTTGGGAGGGCAAGGAATGGGGGCAGTCGTGAGTGGCGGACGGGGTGTTTTGAGGAGGAAGGATGTGTCCAAGGCTGGAGGGGTCACAGAGGCTCTCACACAGAGTTGTGTATAGATTTCCCAGCATGAGGCTTTGAAACTTCTGGCCTCAGCAAGTTCTCCAGTCTTGGGATGTGTTaggagtggatttttttttacaattttggcTTTGCAGgaagaatattttattcatttaggaCCTGCGAAGAACCACGGGATGAGTTCAGCTCAACAGACTTGTTAGGAGCCCTTCCCACAGCTTTCAGGGAGAGGTGGGAGTTAGTTAGGGAGCGAAGGTCAGAATAGCCCAGCTGGCCTCTGAGGGTGTCacggagggggtggggtgggaaaccCATCACCTCGGACCAGGACTGTGGCCTCCTTAGATGCACTGTCCACCACCGTCTGGGCCATGCATGTGTACTTCCCACCGTGGCGCAGCTGGGCGTTCAGGATGGTCAGATCCCCAACCGTCTCCTTCTGCACACGGGGGACAGGAAGCGGGGCGGGTCAGAGGAAGCAGCCCTGGCTAGTGCATGAGGCAGGGGACAGGAGGCAGGGCTCAGAGTCCCCTGCTCTGTTACTTCCCCAGACCCTTTGCACCTCGCTCTTCCTCTCTGTTCCATGGGAGGGATCAGCTACTCTCTACTTGGTACCACTGGGGATTAAACGACATTTTTTGACAGAAGACAGTCAGTGATGGTTCAAGTTAATGATATCATCTGCGCTGGGGGGCAGGATAACAAGAGTACGGGAGTGAGTCTTGCTCGGTGTCTGGAATTCCAGGTTTGACCCTAACCCTCTTCTAAATGCATAGACGTCGGGTGGAATCCGGGGAACTGCCCGTCTAAGGGAGGGTGCTTATGAACTCAGGGATGAGCTTGCCGTCATGGCATTCCCGGGGGAAGGGGGAAAAGCTTTGGGGGGTGTTGATGGCTCTCGTGGGTCCCCTGTCTGCCCAGAAGGAGGGAGGAGCCCTGGGTTCTCTGGCCTCAGGCCTTACCACACTGGCCCTTCGGTAGTGACCCCCAGGCTTGTCGAAATCGATGGGGAAGTCGTCCAGGGCCCAGATGAAGGTGAGGTCCATGGTGGGGTCGTGGGAGGCGTGGCACTGCAGGGTCAGGTTATCTCCCAAGTTGATGTCGGCACTCGAGGGGgctagagtgatcttggttgcaTCTGCCAAGACAAAGGGCCCCTGAGTGGAAGGGGAGGAAGTAGGCCCAGGCAGGGGCAGCAGGGCAGGGTGAGAGGCTCTGTCTTGAGCcccaggaaagagaacagacagCGTGGCCAACAGCATCCTGACCTCCCAGCAGCCCCATGAGTgcgtgggagggaggcaggagcatATCCTGGATGGCGGTGTTTGGGGGCAGTCCCAAGAGAAACCGAATCCTGGGGTAGCCTCAAAACCAAACTAGGAGGAACATGGGAACACGAGAGCCCAATGGCGAGGAGGGACGGCACCCCGTGGTGGCTGAGTCACCAACCTCAGCCGAACCATGGTCCTTACCTCGCACAGACAGGATGCCCGTGCTGTTGGCTTTGCCCATGAAATTCTCAGCAAAGCAGGTATATTTGCCTTCATCTGACCGACTGATGTTTCTTATGATCAAGGTGCCATCCGGAGTTACAGTCACTCTGCAGCAAGGACAGAGCAGATCTGGCCAACCCAGTGACACACTACAGTCCTGGGAAGGGGACTCACCTCCAAGGAGAGAGAGGGTGAGCAGGAATTTCTCAGGTGGGGTGGGGCTCGTACCTGCTGCTGTTGACCAAAATCTCAGTGCCTTTGCTCCAGAGCACCACGGCCTTCGGAGCTGCCCTGGGCTGACAGGGGATAACGATCTCTCCACCTCGGGCTGCGGGGATCAGACGCCTTACAGGATTCAGCCTAAAGTCAGGGGCAAGTGCTGGAAGGAAGGGGGAGTGCCCCACAGTCACGCAGGGAATCAAACCAGCACTCGTTGCCCTGGAGTCAGATGTCACCTGGCTACATGTTAAACATTTTATGTTCCCTCTATGGTCAATCCACGAGTGACCCCTAGCAGCACCACTTCCAAAATAGCCAGAATCCAGCCCCTTCTCATCACCCCCACTGCCACCAGATCTCCGCTGGTTGGCCTTCctgattttgcattttctttctacAATCTCTTCTCCACCCAGCTGCCAGGAATatcaatttaaaaacacaaaacagacaCTCAGAATGAAGTCCAATGCCTCCCAAGGGCTCACAAAGGAGTCCCTACCTCTCTGATCACATCTTGCTCCATTCCTTCCCTCACTTATTGTGCTCTATCACCTgggccatttttttcttcttctttttttcgtTCCGTGAAGATGCCATGAtttttcctgcctcaggacctttgcacttactATACATTTCGCTTGGAAAGCCCCCAGATCTTCACATGGTTGGTTCACATCCCAAATGCAACTTCTccagagaggtcttccctgaccatcccCTCTAACTGGCCCACCTTACCCACAGCACTCTGTGGGATTTTCTTTATACTGTATATTTTATGGCTGTCcgaaattatcttatttaattgtttgattttttgtttatttgcccCCCGCTCTCCACTGGATTGTAAGATACTTGAAGGCAGAGACCTTATTTTTCATGTTCACTTCTTAGGAGGTGTTGAAGAAatactggttgaatgaatgaatgagtcttaGTTAAGCCTCACTACAACTGGATGAGGTAGGTGCCGttctgtccattttacagatgaggaaacagactacAAGCTTAAGTCACACATCTAAGGATACTGGACTAGCTGACATTTACTGGGCACCTGTTATGTGATGGGCAGGTTCTTTATGCTTTAGCTCTATCATCTCCTTTAATCCCCACAGCAGCTGTATGAGGGCTGGGCTATTATTGCCCACATTTTATTATTcaagaaactgaaacacaaagagatTAATAACTTGCCGAAGGTCACACAGGCAAAGGGGCTGCATTAAACCCAAATCTAGCTGATTTGGTTTTCAGTGACTTTTGCCACCTTTTTTTCATGGCAGCAGACATTTACTTTGTCCACTTCAGATGCGGGTCAAGCCAGAGACCCTGTCCTCTGGGAGCTCCATCTAGTGTCTCATCTCCTGTCTTAAATCCCTGAGTTCTACTCAGAAGCTGTTGGAAAGCTAAGGAAAACTGccaggtgagtgtgtgtgtttagaaaTGCTGCAACTCACAACCCCTAACGCCCCCTACCTGGGTGTCCCCGGGGATGTCCTCTCTCCCTGGGCCCCTTACCTTGCACGGCCAGCTCGGCACTGGCGTAGATGGTGCCGTGCTTGTTCTCCGCCACACACTGGTACATGCCTGAGTCCTCCAGGCTCAGCTTGGAGAATCGCAAGTCTCCGGCCAGCACTTCTACCCGGGCCTGTGCAGAAGGTCAGGACCACTGGGTGGGGGCTTATGGGGTGGATGCAGTGGAGACTGGGCTGCCTGGAGGGGGCGCCTGTATGCCCGGTCCTATCCAGGGCCACCTGGAATCCCAGGACAGAGATTCCCCCTGGCCTCCCCGCACGTCTGCACACGGAAGCCAGAGGGGCAAGTGACACACTCAGGACCACATAGTGCTTTTGTGGATGAGTTGGGCCTGGACTCAGGTCCCTGGACCCTCCAGACCCTATCCAGTTGACCAGCCTGAGGCCATGTGACTCTGGGATGGAGAGAAGCACCTAGAACTACCCTGTGGCACCCTAATTGGCCCAGAAGGGTTGCCAGCGTGCGGAAGGGGAGGAGATCTGGAGGG includes these proteins:
- the CNTN2 gene encoding contactin-2 — translated: MGTPTRRKSHLLMLVAVALVSTPAWSSAWGSPATFGPVFEDQPLGLLFPEESTEEKVTLACRARASPPATYRWKMNGTEMKLEPGSRHQLVGGNLVIMNPTKAQDAGVYQCLASNPVGTVVSREAVLRFGFLQEFSKEERDPVKTHEGWGVMLPCNPPAHYPGLSYRWLLNEFPNFIPTDGRHFVSQTTGNLYIARTNASDLGNYSCLATSHMDFSTKSVFSKFAQLNLAAEDTRLFAPSIKARFPAETYALVGQQVTLECFAFGNPVPRIKWRKVDGSLSPQWATAEPTLQIPSVGFEDEGTYECEAENSKGRDTVQGRIIVQAQPEWLKVISDMEADIGSNLHWECAAAGKPRPTVRWLRDGDPLASQARVEVLAGDLRFSKLSLEDSGMYQCVAENKHGTIYASAELAVQALAPDFRLNPVRRLIPAARGGEIVIPCQPRAAPKAVVLWSKGTEILVNSSRVTVTPDGTLIIRNISRSDEGKYTCFAENFMGKANSTGILSVRDATKITLAPSSADINLGDNLTLQCHASHDPTMDLTFIWALDDFPIDFDKPGGHYRRASVKETVGDLTILNAQLRHGGKYTCMAQTVVDSASKEATVLVRGPPGPPGGVVVRDIGDTTVQLSWSRGFDNHSPIAKYTLQARTLPAGKWKQVRTNPANIEGNAETAQVLGLTPWMDYEFRVLASNILGTGEPSGPSSKIRTKEAAPSVAPSGLRGGGGAPGELIVNWTPMSREYQNGDGFGYLLSFRRQGSTSWQTARVPGADAQYFVYSNESVRPYTPFEVKIRSYNHRGDGPESLTAIVYSAEEEPRVAPTKVWAKGVSSSEMNVTWEPVRQDMNGILLGYEIRYWKAGDKEAAADRVRTAGLDTSALVTGLHYNTKYHVTVRAYNRAGTGPASPSANATTVKPPPRRPPGNISWTFSSSSLSIKWDPVVPLRNESAVTGYKMLYQNDLHPTPTLHFTSKNWIEIAVPDDIGHALVQIRTTGPGGDGVPAEVHIVRNGGTSMMVENSAVCPVPHPGTVLGHSVATLILIGYLEL